From a single Lolium rigidum isolate FL_2022 chromosome 7, APGP_CSIRO_Lrig_0.1, whole genome shotgun sequence genomic region:
- the LOC124678383 gene encoding protein G1-like4 — protein MDLSANPDSPLSGGGSGGGSSSMGSNSITSSLSVGGAPQSPSRYEAQKRRDWNTFGQYLRNHRPPLSLAQCSGAHVLEFLRYLDQFGKTKVHAAACPFFGHPSPPAPCPCPLRQAWGSLDALVGRLRAAYEENGGSPESNPFAARAVRLYLREVREHQARARGVSYEKKKRKKPQQLTLGDSSSGFRGNHHQPPPGPPPAAGC, from the coding sequence ATGGACCTGTCGGCGAACCCGGACAGCCCTCTGTCGGGAGGCGGCAGTGGCGGCGGCTCGAGCAGCATGGGCTCAAACAGCATCACCTCGTCGCTCTCCGTGGGCGGCGCCCCGCAGTCGCCGAGCCGGTACGAGGCGCAGAAGCGTCGCGACTGGAACACGTTCGGGCAGTACCTGCGGAACCACCGCCCTCCACTGAGCCTTGCGCAGTGCAGCGGCGCGCACGTCCTGGAGTTCCTGCGCTACCTGGATCAGTTCGGCAAGACCAAGGTGCACGCCGCCGCGTGCCCCTTCTTCGGCCACCCGAGCCCGCCGGCGCCGTGCCCGTGCCCGCTCCGCCAGGCCTGGGGCAGCCTCGACGCCCTCGTCGGCCGTCTCCGCGCCGCCTACGAGGAGAACGGCGGCAGCCCGGAGTCCAACCCCTTCGCTGCGCGCGCCGTCCGGCTCTACCTCCGCGAGGTCCGCGAGCACCAGGCTCGCGCTCGGGGCGTCAGCTACGAGAAGAAGAAGCGCAAGAAGCCGCAGCAGCTGACCTTGGGCGACAGCAGCAGCGGGTTCCGCGGCAACCAccaccagccccctcccggcccgcctcccgccgccggctgCTGA